The genomic region GCGAGTTCGTGGCTTTGGACATTTGCAGTGCACAACTGGGCGCATCCAAATTCCGAAGAAAAGAAAGACCTTGCCTACTATTACCCTACAGAAGTTATAGTCACAGGTGCTGATATTATCTTCTTTTGGATTGCCAGAATGGTAATGGCTGGTGAATATTTTATGGGTGAAACGCCCTTTAAGCACTGTTACTTTACTCCAATTGTCCGCGACTCTGTTGGTCGAAAAATGAGTAAATCGCTCGGAAACTCACCCGATGTTTCTGGCGTTATGCAAAAGTATGGGACCGACGCCATGCGTTTCTCACTCGTAAACCAGATCGTCACAGGCCAAGATATTTTTTGGAGCGATGAATGCTGTGATTTAGGCAAAACATTTGCAAACAAAATTTGGAATGCAACCCGTTTCCTTACGATGAATGCAGTGAAGCTCGATATCGATCCCGCACAAATCTCATTTGATGATTTAAAGCTTCGCTCAAATGACACAATTATGGGCTGGATAACAAGCGAGTTCTTCCATGTTGTCAGCAAAACCCATGAGAATATTGCGCGCTATGAATTCTCCCAATACACAAGTTCTATGTATGAATTTGTTTGGATGATTTATTGTGACTGGTTTGTTGAACTGATGAAACCACGCATAAGCGACGAAGCAAACAAAGAACTTGCACGGGAGACCATCACCCTTGCTTTCCAAATTTTTGATGGTGTTTTAAGATTATTACACCCAATTATGCCTTTTGTAACTGAAGAAATTTGGCAACAATTAAACCCAAGTCGCCAAGGAAAAACCATTGGCTTCGAAAAACTGCCTGAACCAAACACAGACATGATCGATACAAATTCCATCAAATATATGCGAGAAGTGCAAGGGGTTGTTGGCGCTGTCAGGACAATTCGCGGTAAATTCAACATACACCCTGGAACTGATTTATCAGTTTATATGCGTGATTCACACACTCGCTTTGGCAACCTGATCCCACAGATGGAAGCTCTGGCAAAAGCTAAGTTTTATTTTGAAAGTGAGCAAAAAGGTTTCTGCGCTCCAGCACTCATCAATGGCTCTGAAATCTTTGTCAGCCTTGAAGGTCTTGTCGATAAATCAGCAGAGCGTGACAGGCTTATGAAAAAAATTGAAAAAGTTTCCGCTACTATAAATGGAATTGAGCGTAGACTGAGCAATCAAGAATTTGTGAAGGGTGCTCCTGCTCATATTCTTGACGGGGCTAAAAAACAACTTGAATCCAATCAAAAAGAGCTTGAGATGTTGCAAGACTCATTGAAAGAGCTTTAAAATAAAGAGAGCATTTAGCTCTCTTTTTTCTTTTTTCTTGGATGAATTTAACAGATGAAATATTTATATTGGCTTGATATGGAAATGTCAGGACTCGATCACACAAAAGAACGCATATTAGAAGTCGCATTAGTTATTACGGATTTATCTTTTCATGTTGTAAAAGAATATATCAGCGTCGTTTATCAACATGACGACGTGCTCAAGGGAATGGATACGTGGTGCACTGAGCATCATGGAAAAAGCGGTCTCACAGCAAAAGTAGCAAATGGTAAGCCTGAAAAAGAGGTTGAACAAGAAATCATTGCTCTGATAAAAGAATTTTCTCCACAAGAAAAAGTAATTCTTGCTGGCAATACAATTGGTCAAGATCGGAAATTTATTGATCAATGGATGCCTGAACTTGCAAAAAATCTTCATTATAGAATGCTTGATGTTTCAAGTTTTAAAATTGTTTATGAAAATATTTTTAATAAAAAATATGATAAAAAACATAAACATAGAGCTCTAGAGGATATCATTGAATCCATTGAAGAACTCAAGTTCTATTTACAATATGTGAATGTTTAATTACAGTCTCCTCTTGCAAAAGAGGAGATTTTTTTTGCAATCTTTTTTTATTTTTTTTTAACTGGTGTTCCCTGAAAAAAACTGAATATTTTTAATAAATTAATAATGTAATATTTTTGGTATAAAAATTGCATGCATGATTTTTGATTTGAATTATTTTTAATATTCATTTCATTATATATTGGAGATTTGTTATGCTAATACCTTCATATAAGATTCAAAAAGAATGTGAAAAATATGAACTATTGGCTAATGATAAAATTTATACAAAAGAATCAGAGGAGTTTTTTACAGAAAATATTTCTTTAACACTTGAGAAATTTAATAGCTATTATAGACCGTTGGTCAATTCTACCTCCGCTTTCTTAACTTGTTTATCTTATTTTAGCATGATCAAAACACCACAAAAGTATAACAACAAGAAAGTATTTAAGCATCTTCTAGACATTTTCCATAATTATAATAACAAAGCCTATCTTGCGCAAAAAATTGACCCTGCCCGCACTTATGATCCAAAGAAAAATTGGCAAGAATTTATAGGCAAAGAAAAACTATCGACTCTCAAACTTTACCCAGAATATGACTCTTTAAAACAAAGCATAGAAGGCCATTTCAAAGCCATTGATGTAAAAGCTAAACCATCAGGGAATGAACATTATTTTAAAAAGGAACAATCCTCCAAAGGTGAACATTTTGTAAGAATTTATCGAAATGAATTTAATTTACATAAGAAAAAATACAAACTTATACCTGGGTTGTATGATAAAGAGAAAATTTTTCGCACTTTAAAAGACCTCAATACTGAATTAACACGTGAAAGCAATAAAAAAAATGTTACAGACAGATTAGATTATTATTGTACATTGAATGATATGCAAATTTATAAATTATTTGTCTCACCCATTGTCGGCTTTCATGGAATATTATTTGGTATACTCATACCACCAATTACAGGAACAGCTATGGCTGCAACTGTTGTAGGAACTGGGATTGGCACTGGGATAGGAACCGCTAAAAATCATTTTTCTCATTTTGTGAAAAGAATTTACAATGTTGGAATTAGACAAAATTCTTTTAGAAGACTTGATAGAAATAAATTAGCAGATAGATTAAATGACTCAATCGAAAACAACGACATTAGAAAAATGGGTTCTATTATTGCTGAACTAAAGAAAGTGAATCTAAAAGTTGGAAATTTTAATTTCTTTTTTTCCAATGCTTTTAAATATTATTGTGAATTGAAAAAAGAAACAGATAAATATGCTAAAGATCTCTTTGTCGACGATAAACAATTTCAGATTATTTTACCAAGATTACAAAAATTATATTATAAAACTCTTTGTTATTTTAGAAAAAAAGAAGTACTCGAAGAGACACTTCGTCTACAAGTGAGTTCCTTAAAAGCAATTAATATCAATTCCGCTTTTCTTATTCGCAATAATGCAAAAGTCAAAAAATTTATTAAAAATCATCTTAACAAAGATGAAAAATCACAAAGAGAACTTATCCAAAAATCAATCACTAAAATTTGCGGTAAAAATGCAAAGAATTTAAGTTTAATCGAAGATGTCATTTTATTATCATTAAGAACAGAATCTATCGATGAAGAATTTATTAATAATAATTCCATCTGTGCAACTCTAAAAACAGGTTTAGCTGAACAAGTTGACGATGTTTTAGGAAACTTTGGGTCCTTGAATGAAGGAATAAAGTTTGGCGTGCGCACCACCGCAAAAATAACTCCTACCGATTCCTTATTTTCAAAACTTTCTAATGACTCGACTCACTTTGATTTAGGTCTGTGGCTCACAATGTCAGCTTTAGAAGGAATTCTTTATTTATCTGAATCAAATAAAGCTAGTCAAAAGTACCAAATGATCACAAAATGGGTCAGTAACTTAACAGGTGCAATGTATTTATCCCGTGTCGGGATGAGCTCTGCATATATAATTGTCAATAAATGGACAAATCTTTTTAGCAATTCTGTTATGGATTATTTATATTTAAATCCATTTGGCATCATCACTGATATTTTTAGTTTGAAAATTGGTGGAGCTGTTTCATCAAATCATGCCGCTATATGGAGGCAAATCATAATAGAGTTTGATGAATTTAAGAAAAAATATGCAAAAAATAAATGGACTCCAGCCTATGATTATTTTATAAAATCTAGGCCAAGTGATCCTTCTGAAGTTATTCATAATATATCTGATATGTATAAAAATAAACTTACAGGTATTATAAATATGATTGAGAATATTCATAACGATTCTTTAAATTTGATCGAATCGATCCAAAAATTTGAAGAGAAAAAATCTAAGACATTATTTAAGACGAGTATTGATGATGTCATTAATAATTATACAAAAGTTATTATAAAAACATTTTCTCTTGCTAAAGAACTTGAGACCTTTGATTTGTATTTGGAATTTCTTACAGAAATGAATGAAGAAATTGATATCACCCTTAAGATCAATTTTGCTTTGCTTGCAATTGAAAATAAGGGTGTTTTCTCAATTATCCAATTTTTATCAGACCCTTACGTAAAAAAACATATTTTAGATAAAGACTGATTGGCAGTTAAGTATTAGCGATTGACCTTTGTGCCTTCATTTATAGAACGTAAAATTTCATCACGCGGGATGAGATCCGTTGGCAAAGTCGCTCTTCTTACGTTTGCTCTGTAAAGAATTGCACCTCTTAATTTAGTATAATCAAGATCGGCATCCTCTAAATTCGCTCTTGTAAGATTTGCTCCTTCTAAATTCGCATTCCATAAGCTTGCATTTGCAAAATTACACCCTTCTAAATTCGAGTCTTTAAAATTCACATAAGAAAGATTTGAAGTTTCAAAATTGCAATTGGAAAAATCCAATTTTGCTAGATTCGCTTTACGAAAATCTAATTTAGAAAAATCACGGGTGGTTTGCAAAATATCAATTGCTTCTTTACGTGTGAGAGTTTTTGGTTTTGTTTCGTCAGAATCTATATCACCACGGATTTCAGAATGTATTTCATCCTCTTCTTCTGCGTCATCATCAAAATCATCATCATCTTCTTCGATCACACGTCGAGCCATTAAACTCATTTTTATAGGTTTATCATTACGATTGAGAACAACTACCATTTTCAGAAAACCTCCTTAATTGGGTTCGCTTGCCGCTCTACATTGCCCCAAAATTAAAAAAAATCAAGAATAAAAAAAGAGAGCAGTCAAAAAGAACCGCTCTCTTTTAAGAGTATAGAATTTTCTTAGAAAATGGAAAACAAATTCACTCATTCCTTTAAGAAATTCATGCAAAACTTTTAGTGGACAGAGTTTGGTACAGGAGTCTGTGCAGGACGCGCTGATTTCTTTGAGAAAGAAAGTGAATTTGCGTCATCGCCAAACTCTTCGTCGAGGTATTCTTCTTCAACCATATCAGTTTTGTCTTGAACAGAAATTCTAGCTTCAAGCGCTGCAGCTTCGAATACGTTATTTGAAGCTGTTTCAAATAGAATTGAAGACAATCTTGAGCGAATAACAGATTTTGGAGCCCAGAAGAGATCCGCTAAAGCTTTGATCATATTTACACGTGTGGAAATTTTTTGGATTTCTACAGCGAGAGCTTCTCTTGGCACTAAAAGTGCATTGGCAAAATCGACGATCTCAGCTTGTGAAAGAGTTTCGCAGCGACTTGTAAATTTGAATTTTTCTCTTTCAGAAAGAAGAACAATTCTTGCAATTTCACGTGCAATTGCAGTGCGTGTGTGCGCTCTGATATCGCCCTTACGGAAACGAATTGCGTAATGTCCTGGTTTTACACGGGAACTACGAGCAAGTTTGTCAGATACGTCACCTGGCATAAGTTGGATAAATGGAAATGCAGAAATCAATTCTGGAATATGAACTGGAATTGCATTGATATTTGCTTTTGAAAGAATTTCTTGTGCAACTTTTTCGATTTCAAGACTTCTATCACGACGTTCAATACGAACACCTGGCTCTTCTAAAGAAAGTCTTCTTTCTTCTTCAGCATCACAGAAATCGCACCAAGCTTCATCGAGATCAACGAGGCCATCAGCAAGATCCTGAATGATTTCAAGATCAACATCGAGTGCTTTAGCTAAATTTTCAAGCGCTTGCACATTACGTATTGCTTTTTTACCACGCTTCCAATGACTTGTATCACTTGGATTGTAATTCAAAATGGAACCAAGATCTTGGTCATGAACCTTTTCATTTGGCTGACGAAGTTCTAAAACGCGAAAGCAAAAACGGAAAAGTTGGACAGATTGTGGAAATCTAACTGCTTCTTGTAACTTACGCATAATAATTCCCTTTCTAGCAATAATTAAAAAAAACATTAAAAATTAAAAAAATCACAAAATTAAAACAGTTGTGCAAAAAAATCGTATATGTAGTAAATTCAATTAACGATTCTTCCATGTAAGTTGATTACTCTTCAATTGAAGAAAGTACCAGAGTCTTTTCAATCCGTCAAAATTTAAGACATTTTTACAAGAGATATAAAGGTTTAATTTCTTAGAGAAAAATCCTCAATATATGAATTTATGTTATATTTATAAGGAATTAAAAATATTAAAAGCATTCTCATAGAATCAAGTGTCTTCTTAAAAGACACTTAAGAGAAGAGATGGATAAAAGAAAAGAGAGATTTTTAGCAGGGTAAGACTTTCGCAGATAGCTCACCAAAACCTATTCGAACATCTCCTTTTATTGCAAAACCTTTGAATAGAATTGTATCCCCATCTTCAATAAAAGATCTTGTTGAGCCATCAGGGAGAGTTATAGGTTTTGTTCCTTTCCAAGCAAGCTCAAGCATGGATCCAAATGAATTTGGTAACGGGCCGCTAATTGTACCACTGGCATAAACATCACCAACGCTGACAGGAGAGCCATTTGAAGTCATATGAGCCAATTGTTGGAATAAATTCCAATACATATATTTGTAATTTGTACTTGAAATTAAAAAAGGCTCACTCATCTTGTCCGACTGTAGGTAAATTTCGAGCTGAATATCAAAGAGTCCATTCTTTTTACACTGTAAATATTCGAGCTCGGTGACATCTTTGTCTTGACTAGGAAGAGCGAAGGGTGCAAGCGCTTCGAGCGAAACTATCCATGGAGAAAGTGAACTTGCAAAGCTTTTGCCTAAAAATGGGCCAAGTGGTACATATTCCCAACGCTGTATATCACGCGCAGACCAATCATTAAAAAGTGCAAGACCAAAAATATAATCAGATGTTTGATCCGGAGAAATCATCTCACCCATTTCGCTTTTTTTATTTGTAATAAAAGCCATTTCTAGCTCAAAATCCAATTGCTTTG from Fluviispira vulneris harbors:
- the orn gene encoding oligoribonuclease — encoded protein: MKYLYWLDMEMSGLDHTKERILEVALVITDLSFHVVKEYISVVYQHDDVLKGMDTWCTEHHGKSGLTAKVANGKPEKEVEQEIIALIKEFSPQEKVILAGNTIGQDRKFIDQWMPELAKNLHYRMLDVSSFKIVYENIFNKKYDKKHKHRALEDIIESIEELKFYLQYVNV
- a CDS encoding pentapeptide repeat-containing protein encodes the protein MVVVLNRNDKPIKMSLMARRVIEEDDDDFDDDAEEEDEIHSEIRGDIDSDETKPKTLTRKEAIDILQTTRDFSKLDFRKANLAKLDFSNCNFETSNLSYVNFKDSNLEGCNFANASLWNANLEGANLTRANLEDADLDYTKLRGAILYRANVRRATLPTDLIPRDEILRSINEGTKVNR
- the fahA gene encoding fumarylacetoacetase, with translation MKSWIDIPKNHDFSIYNIPFGVFYTNNLKSTARVGAALGDNVIDLSSLFKLGYLTHIAGLKAEHFDNNKLNEFLSLGNKICNNVRYAIQELFSDLNSKLKKHPEHLETILIPTHSVKMLLPIQVNDYVDFYSSLDHATNVGKMFRDEKNPLLPNWKHIPIGYHGRSSSIIVSGTNFKRPKGQMCLADSNSPVFGSTKQLDFELEMAFITNKKSEMGEMISPDQTSDYIFGLALFNDWSARDIQRWEYVPLGPFLGKSFASSLSPWIVSLEALAPFALPSQDKDVTELEYLQCKKNGLFDIQLEIYLQSDKMSEPFLISSTNYKYMYWNLFQQLAHMTSNGSPVSVGDVYASGTISGPLPNSFGSMLELAWKGTKPITLPDGSTRSFIEDGDTILFKGFAIKGDVRIGFGELSAKVLPC